The Luteolibacter arcticus genome includes a window with the following:
- a CDS encoding glycosyltransferase family 2 protein encodes MSASELIRGDDDGVPTYRVGWQRPRRHRWAICVFVLNEGEKARKQLRAMMAHAGVIDLVIADGGSTDGSLDEALMHEVDAKALLVKTGAGKLSAQMRIAMDYCMAEGYDGIVVIDGNGKDGLDAIPSFAAALEEGWDHVQGSRFIPGGHHENTPPSRYLAVRLLHAPLMSLAAGFHYTDTTNGFRAYSRRLLTDPRIDVFRSCFDRYQLHYHLAIEAARGGFRVKELPVSRTYPTSGKTPTKIKGIGGLVALLRQLLDVCQGKFRTPGH; translated from the coding sequence CTATCGCGTCGGGTGGCAACGCCCGCGCCGCCATCGTTGGGCGATCTGCGTGTTCGTCCTCAATGAGGGCGAGAAGGCCCGCAAGCAGCTGCGTGCCATGATGGCCCATGCCGGCGTGATCGACCTCGTGATCGCCGATGGCGGCAGCACCGATGGTTCGCTCGACGAGGCCCTGATGCATGAGGTCGACGCCAAGGCTCTGCTTGTGAAGACCGGTGCCGGCAAACTCAGCGCGCAAATGCGCATTGCCATGGACTACTGCATGGCGGAAGGCTACGACGGCATCGTCGTGATCGATGGCAATGGCAAGGACGGCCTGGACGCCATCCCGTCGTTCGCTGCCGCTCTGGAAGAAGGCTGGGACCACGTCCAAGGTTCCCGTTTCATCCCCGGCGGCCACCATGAAAACACGCCCCCCAGCCGCTACCTCGCGGTGCGCCTGCTCCATGCACCACTGATGTCGCTCGCCGCTGGATTTCACTACACCGACACCACCAACGGCTTCCGCGCCTACAGCCGGCGACTGCTGACGGATCCGCGAATCGACGTCTTCCGGTCCTGCTTCGACCGTTACCAGCTTCACTATCACCTCGCGATCGAGGCCGCGCGCGGCGGCTTCCGCGTCAAGGAACTCCCGGTCTCGCGCACCTATCCGACCAGCGGCAAGACCCCGACGAAAATCAAGGGCATCGGCGGGTTGGTGGCGCTCTTGCGGCAACTCCTTGATGTCTGTCAGGGCAAGTTCCGGACCCCAGGGCACTGA
- a CDS encoding sulfotransferase, giving the protein MPASKDVPQLAYIISLPRSGSTVLSALLDKRQGVVSPPESAFPQVLGTLSTEERKDRLWMAALYIASTFTPTQLNLAEAAECMDGTNEDILIALGHAVAAKLGRDPAQIRAVVWKSPRIVGMHAGPLSTKGKFIVLRRHPQNVFESQFRVGFGEKNRNPFRFAVFQQSYEHAFSRVPPDRRIDVSYDSLPGVLEQILEFLGVREQGEWLEGESSLKLAAENCYWMREVTGEFKNNDVEKRARLEPTQVSKLEQAMSLARPLRPFLGPVRRYFDRQSLAWVLNRAKELLEAHRQQG; this is encoded by the coding sequence ATGCCAGCCAGCAAAGATGTCCCTCAGCTTGCCTACATTATCTCGCTGCCGCGCAGTGGCAGCACGGTGCTCTCCGCCCTCCTCGACAAACGCCAGGGAGTTGTCAGCCCGCCTGAATCCGCCTTCCCCCAAGTGTTGGGGACCTTGAGCACCGAGGAGCGCAAGGACCGGCTCTGGATGGCCGCCCTCTATATCGCCTCCACATTCACGCCCACCCAACTCAATCTCGCGGAAGCTGCCGAGTGCATGGACGGAACCAATGAGGATATCCTGATCGCCCTCGGCCATGCGGTGGCGGCCAAGCTCGGGAGGGATCCGGCTCAAATCCGCGCCGTGGTGTGGAAGTCGCCGCGGATCGTGGGCATGCATGCCGGCCCTCTTTCCACCAAGGGAAAATTCATCGTTTTGCGCCGCCATCCGCAGAATGTTTTCGAATCACAATTCCGGGTGGGCTTCGGGGAAAAGAACCGCAATCCGTTTCGCTTTGCGGTATTCCAACAGAGCTATGAGCACGCATTCTCCAGAGTCCCCCCGGACCGGAGGATCGATGTCTCCTACGACTCGCTTCCGGGCGTGCTGGAGCAGATCCTGGAGTTCCTCGGAGTGCGTGAGCAGGGAGAGTGGCTGGAAGGTGAATCCAGCCTGAAGCTGGCGGCCGAGAACTGCTACTGGATGCGGGAGGTCACCGGGGAGTTCAAGAACAACGACGTGGAAAAGAGGGCGCGGCTTGAGCCAACCCAAGTAAGTAAACTTGAGCAAGCCATGAGTCTGGCGAGACCCTTGCGACCATTTCTGGGACCGGTGCGGCGCTATTTCGACCGGCAGTCGCTCGCATGGGTCTTAAATCGCGCCAAAGAGCTGTTGGAGGCCCATCGTCAGCAAGGTTAA
- a CDS encoding glycosyltransferase family 4 protein, producing MKVLVSAYACDPYQGSEPGVGWTAVCRIARQHDVWVLSHTRHQEGWERARSEGKVPPNVTVRFLGENRPWLQNRFLAHLQSWKSFADYMAIVLEAAQAWHREIGFDLCHQVTIATWRIPSPLWKLPIPLVWGPIGGGGYIPAAFRSMLSPAARGFEFARDLNSARALRSQGFQDCVRNSAVVFAANEETELLLKPHRGDKPLVKLPIASIPADKAEKFRRPEGMTPEGPLRLFAGGNMEGRKGVSLALKALAKVAAAGIDFRYTVAGGGPEVPVLMKLAERLGLTDRVEFHPGFSGQDYIAALQATDVYFLPSFRESTPVTLLEAYLAGCYPVVADTSAQGEIVRMAGGSAIPITDIAGLVDGLAQAVMGCARHRDELPAKVAESRSKLIAYFDSARYDQAIADAYRVAMETRSGPC from the coding sequence ATGAAAGTTCTGGTATCTGCGTACGCCTGCGATCCCTACCAAGGCTCCGAGCCCGGGGTCGGATGGACCGCCGTGTGCCGGATCGCCCGGCAACACGACGTGTGGGTGTTGAGCCACACCCGCCATCAGGAGGGCTGGGAGCGGGCGCGGAGCGAAGGCAAAGTCCCGCCCAACGTGACGGTGCGTTTTCTCGGGGAGAATCGCCCGTGGCTGCAGAACCGCTTTCTCGCGCATCTGCAGAGCTGGAAATCGTTTGCCGACTACATGGCGATCGTTCTCGAAGCCGCACAGGCATGGCATCGTGAGATCGGCTTTGATCTCTGCCACCAGGTGACGATCGCGACCTGGCGGATTCCTTCGCCGCTGTGGAAGTTGCCCATACCGCTCGTCTGGGGACCGATCGGTGGCGGGGGCTACATCCCGGCCGCATTCCGTTCGATGCTCAGCCCGGCAGCGCGGGGATTCGAGTTTGCGAGGGATCTCAATAGTGCCCGTGCATTGCGTTCCCAGGGATTCCAAGACTGCGTCAGGAACAGTGCCGTGGTCTTCGCCGCCAACGAGGAAACGGAGCTGCTGCTCAAGCCCCATCGCGGTGACAAGCCGCTGGTGAAGCTGCCGATCGCGTCGATCCCGGCCGACAAGGCGGAGAAATTCCGCAGGCCGGAAGGCATGACGCCGGAAGGTCCCTTACGCTTGTTCGCTGGCGGAAACATGGAAGGACGCAAGGGCGTGAGCCTCGCCTTGAAGGCCCTGGCGAAGGTCGCGGCCGCGGGAATCGACTTCCGCTACACCGTCGCAGGAGGAGGGCCCGAGGTCCCGGTGCTGATGAAATTGGCGGAACGGCTTGGCCTGACAGACCGCGTCGAATTTCACCCCGGCTTCAGCGGGCAGGACTACATTGCCGCGCTCCAGGCCACGGACGTCTATTTCCTCCCGAGCTTCCGCGAAAGCACGCCGGTGACCTTGCTCGAGGCGTATCTCGCCGGTTGCTATCCTGTGGTGGCCGATACCAGCGCCCAGGGAGAGATCGTTCGCATGGCCGGTGGCTCTGCGATTCCGATCACCGATATCGCGGGACTCGTCGACGGCCTCGCACAAGCGGTCATGGGTTGTGCGCGCCACCGCGACGAACTTCCCGCCAAGGTGGCCGAAAGCCGGTCGAAGTTGATCGCTTACTTCGATTCGGCCCGCTACGATCAGGCCATTGCCGACGCCTATCGGGTCGCCATGGAGACCCGGAGCGGGCCGTGCTGA
- a CDS encoding ATP-binding protein, which yields MSSTPSITRSGTGQAAAKSTVIDRPMPGLMRSLRWLEDRSPVVVWVLAAALIAVIGIFSWVSGPELSGSLLYLIPVLLVGHVAGFRSGVIAALLAASIWFTADMNGGTGQGPTFTPYWNALMRFGTFLVAVGLVAATRSLNAQLEERVKERTAALEAQIVENRELEKSILDISDREQVRIGQDLHDSLCQQLVSVAFSANMLQERLEKEGVSANQDAARIADLIDDSINQARNLARGLYPVRLETEGLELALRELAATMSRRFQVSCTVECSGPVPPCQHAVGIHFYRIAQEAVVNAAKHARAQHVTLSLAATRGQVKLNIDDDGEGIIRVPRNPDGMGLRIMAYRARMIGADFQIAHRLPRGTSVSCELEEVAFSAA from the coding sequence ATGTCATCCACGCCCTCCATCACCCGATCCGGAACCGGCCAAGCGGCAGCCAAAAGCACGGTGATCGACCGTCCGATGCCGGGTCTGATGCGCAGCCTGCGCTGGCTGGAAGACCGTTCGCCGGTCGTGGTCTGGGTGCTGGCCGCCGCTCTCATCGCGGTCATCGGGATTTTCAGTTGGGTTTCCGGTCCTGAGCTCAGCGGATCCTTGCTCTACCTGATCCCCGTCCTGCTGGTCGGTCATGTCGCGGGTTTCCGCTCCGGCGTCATCGCCGCGCTTTTGGCCGCTTCGATATGGTTCACCGCGGACATGAATGGCGGCACGGGGCAAGGCCCTACCTTCACGCCCTATTGGAACGCCTTGATGCGTTTTGGCACGTTCCTGGTCGCGGTAGGATTGGTGGCGGCCACCCGCTCCTTGAACGCCCAATTGGAAGAGCGGGTGAAGGAACGCACGGCCGCGCTGGAGGCGCAGATCGTCGAAAACCGTGAACTTGAGAAGAGCATCCTGGACATCAGCGACCGCGAGCAGGTGCGCATCGGCCAGGACCTCCATGACAGCCTGTGCCAGCAATTGGTCAGCGTCGCCTTCAGCGCGAACATGCTTCAGGAGCGCTTGGAAAAAGAGGGAGTCTCTGCCAACCAGGACGCCGCCCGTATCGCCGACCTGATCGACGACTCGATCAACCAGGCCCGCAACCTCGCGAGGGGGCTCTACCCGGTGCGACTGGAGACCGAAGGCCTCGAACTCGCGCTTCGCGAACTCGCCGCAACGATGAGCCGGCGCTTCCAAGTGTCGTGCACCGTGGAATGCTCCGGCCCCGTACCACCCTGCCAACACGCGGTCGGTATCCACTTCTATCGCATCGCCCAGGAAGCGGTGGTGAACGCCGCCAAGCACGCCAGGGCTCAACATGTCACCCTCTCCCTAGCCGCCACCCGCGGGCAAGTGAAGCTCAACATTGATGATGATGGCGAAGGGATCATTCGCGTACCGCGAAACCCGGACGGCATGGGCCTGCGCATCATGGCCTATCGCGCCCGGATGATCGGAGCTGACTTCCAGATCGCGCACCGTCTGCCTCGCGGCACCAGCGTGTCCTGCGAGCTGGAAGAAGTGGCATTCTCTGCAGCCTGA
- a CDS encoding response regulator transcription factor, whose protein sequence is MTEIPQEKTRILLVDDHPMIRERLVELIEREPDLEVCGEAEDRHEALDLVAALDPDLAIVDLTLKSSLGIELIKDLQARFPEIKVLVVSMQDEMVYAERCIHAGARGYITKQQASRHVMRAIRQVLAGGIYLSEAITRQVLERSMGRPANREPLEIVSILADRELQVFELVGKGFSTKQIADLLMLDVKTIETYRARIKEKLGLKDGPELLQRAIAWVHRDGV, encoded by the coding sequence ATGACCGAGATCCCCCAGGAAAAAACCCGGATTCTCCTGGTCGACGATCATCCGATGATCCGTGAACGGCTGGTCGAATTGATCGAGCGGGAGCCCGATCTCGAAGTATGCGGCGAAGCCGAAGACCGGCACGAAGCGCTCGACCTCGTTGCGGCCTTGGACCCTGACCTGGCGATCGTCGATCTCACCCTGAAGTCCTCGCTGGGCATCGAGCTGATCAAAGACCTGCAAGCCCGCTTTCCCGAGATCAAGGTGCTGGTGGTCTCGATGCAGGACGAGATGGTCTATGCGGAGCGCTGCATTCACGCCGGGGCTCGCGGCTACATCACCAAGCAACAAGCCAGCCGCCACGTCATGCGGGCGATCCGGCAAGTCCTCGCGGGAGGGATCTACCTGAGCGAAGCGATCACACGGCAGGTGTTAGAACGCTCGATGGGGCGACCCGCGAATCGCGAACCGCTTGAGATTGTCTCAATACTCGCAGATCGAGAACTTCAAGTCTTCGAACTTGTCGGGAAAGGTTTTAGTACCAAACAGATTGCGGATTTACTGATGCTAGATGTCAAAACGATCGAAACATATCGGGCGCGAATCAAGGAAAAGCTAGGGTTGAAGGACGGTCCCGAGCTACTCCAGCGAGCGATCGCCTGGGTGCATCGCGACGGAGTCTAG
- a CDS encoding sulfatase-like hydrolase/transferase, producing MNRSFLRILSIVALLMPTGRLAAAPGDADNDGLRDAVETNTGVFASPSNTGTSPSISDTDGDSLPDGMELGLGTNPVDATSKVKRPNIIYILADDMGYGDVGCFWQNQRSGIWKFATPGLDAMAADGAKLTHHYVGAPICVSSRCSLLQGQHQGHAGIRDAQFDYALPSNHSISSTLQAAGYRTVHIGKAGLVGKFTKPLTNAVAQGLPAHPLKRGFDRYFGYLTHEDGHEHYPRNGTTLYKANICDDYQPITDAYPDLYSTDAWTAFAKKTIVEETQQHPERPFFIYLSYDAPHFYGQYAPTANYPTGKGLTGGLQWTGSPSYANTATGDASKVDNPANFHPSVNSSWPLAAKKYVSMVRRLDDSVADLLQTLRDLGIHDNTLVVFSSDNGPADTEVYPPTFQSYGPFEGIKGDLWEGGIRVPTIAWWPETIPGTTQLSNIREVTRPSANWDWLATFSQLAQVPAPSFTDGVSLIPALTNQGTQADRGYLYFEFVRGFNTPPYPDFVNHGGEAKWEMQAIRIGNFMGVRPKIESPSDSFKIYNVVTDPKQGINLAASRPDLQQQMQRLGLGARRKSQYFSRSYEIAAIPATPLVAVTSGLICKSFEGNWPWLPEFREMTPVSTTLTAGVSPAPRSRPDDVGLSFEGYLSVQTTGSYLFRTNSDAATCVWVDEARVIDNDYNFAAAKTSDPIVLTAGLHPIRIHYRHLGGTASLQLSYSGPGIAMQPIPNSAFFIEGQPPELHPDTLTTPRVTEATANVVANDSSTLPLTLLSAGPTPLGTTGIGSNLVHLTPGAGTIGYDEFPYVVSNGYSQHSSQVSATVLFDNEIWLPFEEGAGTSVNRVGGSPAVTGSLAGFADPASAWTAGRFHGGLSFDGIDDHVDFPGLALPTGQQPRTFSGWVKTVSRSSPELQTLFSYGSNITGGRFVVGLDNSPNVASDQPLRLDVNGGYITGTRPLNDGGWHHVAVVVANHNGSADVNVSETKLWVDGNLDPVSSSSGRVLATGATLVPCLGGSNHNDGYNFTGKLDDVRIFDRALSDAEVQALYLSRPIYLTAPVDSTGDDDGDGMSDDAEEISGTDPHDATSVLQIDEFNFSGGTAFLQWMAVPGRDYQVEESTNLQSWQSVPGQGPIRIEPPSSPGGPALPQTLSVYFATSGQGSRYFRLKVTLTNP from the coding sequence ATGAATCGCAGTTTCCTTCGCATACTTTCAATTGTCGCGCTCCTGATGCCGACCGGTCGGCTCGCGGCCGCCCCCGGAGATGCCGATAACGACGGGTTGCGCGACGCGGTGGAGACCAACACCGGTGTCTTCGCTTCGCCCTCCAATACTGGAACAAGTCCCTCCATCTCCGACACCGATGGCGACAGCCTACCCGACGGCATGGAACTGGGCTTGGGGACGAACCCGGTGGATGCCACCAGCAAGGTCAAACGTCCGAATATCATCTACATTCTCGCCGATGATATGGGCTATGGCGACGTCGGTTGCTTCTGGCAGAACCAGCGCTCCGGCATTTGGAAATTCGCCACGCCAGGCCTGGATGCCATGGCAGCGGACGGCGCCAAACTGACCCACCACTATGTGGGAGCGCCCATTTGCGTGTCGTCCCGCTGCTCGCTACTGCAGGGACAACATCAAGGCCATGCTGGAATTCGGGACGCCCAATTCGATTACGCACTACCCAGCAACCATTCGATTTCGTCGACGCTCCAGGCTGCAGGCTACCGGACCGTCCACATCGGAAAAGCCGGCCTCGTTGGCAAATTCACGAAGCCACTTACCAACGCCGTTGCCCAAGGCCTACCCGCCCACCCACTCAAGCGCGGCTTCGACCGGTATTTCGGTTACCTCACCCACGAGGACGGCCACGAGCACTATCCCCGCAACGGGACGACCCTCTACAAGGCGAATATCTGCGACGATTATCAACCGATCACCGACGCTTACCCTGACTTGTATAGCACCGATGCCTGGACAGCGTTCGCCAAGAAAACCATCGTAGAGGAAACGCAGCAGCATCCTGAGCGTCCGTTCTTCATCTACCTTAGCTACGACGCCCCCCACTTTTACGGACAATACGCACCTACGGCAAATTATCCCACCGGCAAAGGTCTCACGGGGGGCCTTCAATGGACCGGATCGCCTTCCTACGCGAACACCGCCACCGGTGATGCTTCGAAGGTGGATAATCCCGCCAACTTCCATCCATCGGTCAATTCCTCTTGGCCCCTCGCGGCCAAGAAGTACGTGTCGATGGTGCGACGGCTCGATGACTCGGTCGCGGATCTGCTGCAAACGCTCCGGGATCTGGGGATCCATGACAATACGCTGGTCGTTTTTTCGTCGGACAACGGACCGGCCGATACCGAGGTCTATCCTCCGACGTTTCAGAGTTACGGTCCGTTTGAAGGCATTAAGGGCGATCTTTGGGAGGGCGGTATCCGCGTGCCTACCATCGCCTGGTGGCCGGAAACAATCCCGGGTACTACCCAGCTCTCCAACATCCGCGAGGTCACCCGGCCCTCGGCCAACTGGGACTGGCTGGCAACCTTTTCCCAGCTTGCCCAGGTTCCCGCTCCGTCGTTCACCGATGGGGTCTCGCTTATCCCGGCACTGACCAACCAAGGAACGCAAGCCGACCGAGGCTATCTTTATTTTGAGTTCGTAAGAGGCTTCAATACCCCGCCCTATCCCGACTTCGTGAATCATGGCGGGGAGGCAAAGTGGGAGATGCAGGCCATCCGCATCGGGAATTTCATGGGAGTTCGTCCCAAGATCGAATCACCTTCGGATTCCTTCAAAATCTACAACGTCGTTACCGATCCCAAGCAAGGGATCAACCTTGCGGCCAGCCGTCCCGACCTTCAGCAGCAAATGCAGCGCCTCGGGCTCGGAGCTCGTAGAAAATCCCAATACTTCTCCCGATCTTACGAGATTGCAGCTATCCCCGCGACTCCATTGGTGGCCGTGACCAGCGGCCTGATTTGCAAGTCGTTTGAAGGAAACTGGCCGTGGCTTCCCGAATTCCGGGAGATGACTCCGGTGTCGACCACATTGACGGCTGGTGTCTCGCCGGCCCCGCGGTCGAGACCAGATGACGTCGGCCTCTCGTTCGAGGGCTACCTTTCCGTGCAAACGACCGGCTCCTATCTATTCCGTACCAACTCCGACGCAGCGACCTGTGTCTGGGTGGACGAGGCACGGGTGATCGACAACGACTACAACTTCGCTGCCGCCAAAACCTCCGATCCCATTGTCCTCACAGCGGGGCTTCATCCAATCCGCATCCACTACCGCCACTTGGGAGGAACGGCCTCGCTCCAGCTCAGCTATTCGGGCCCGGGCATCGCAATGCAGCCGATCCCGAACTCGGCATTCTTCATTGAAGGTCAGCCGCCGGAGCTGCATCCGGACACGCTCACCACACCGCGTGTCACCGAGGCCACAGCAAACGTTGTTGCCAACGATTCCAGCACGCTTCCGCTGACGCTTCTTTCGGCGGGGCCGACCCCACTGGGCACCACCGGCATCGGGTCGAACCTGGTCCACCTCACCCCGGGTGCCGGCACGATCGGCTACGATGAGTTCCCGTATGTAGTCTCCAATGGCTACAGCCAGCATTCATCCCAGGTATCGGCGACGGTGCTTTTCGACAATGAGATCTGGCTGCCCTTTGAAGAAGGAGCAGGAACGAGCGTGAACCGGGTGGGCGGGAGTCCGGCAGTGACGGGAAGCTTGGCGGGATTTGCCGATCCGGCCAGCGCGTGGACCGCGGGACGCTTCCACGGCGGGCTCTCTTTTGATGGGATCGACGATCACGTGGACTTTCCCGGCCTGGCACTACCCACCGGACAACAACCGCGTACATTTTCCGGCTGGGTAAAGACGGTATCGCGGTCGTCGCCCGAATTGCAGACGTTGTTCAGCTATGGCTCCAATATCACCGGCGGCAGGTTCGTCGTGGGGCTCGACAACAGCCCCAACGTCGCGTCCGACCAGCCCCTGAGGCTGGACGTCAACGGCGGCTACATCACCGGCACGAGGCCGTTGAATGATGGCGGGTGGCACCACGTCGCAGTGGTAGTGGCCAATCACAATGGCAGCGCCGACGTCAATGTCTCGGAGACCAAGCTCTGGGTGGATGGCAACCTCGATCCGGTCTCATCGTCGTCCGGGCGCGTGCTCGCCACTGGTGCCACGCTGGTCCCGTGCTTGGGTGGCTCAAATCACAACGACGGCTACAATTTCACCGGCAAGCTCGACGACGTCCGGATCTTCGACCGAGCTCTGTCCGACGCGGAAGTACAGGCGCTTTATCTGAGCCGGCCGATCTATTTGACAGCTCCGGTGGATTCCACCGGCGATGACGATGGGGATGGGATGTCCGATGACGCCGAGGAAATCTCCGGCACCGATCCACACGACGCCACCTCGGTACTGCAGATCGATGAATTCAATTTTTCGGGAGGTACGGCCTTCCTGCAATGGATGGCAGTTCCGGGCCGGGACTATCAGGTCGAGGAGAGCACGAATCTCCAATCGTGGCAGTCGGTTCCCGGCCAAGGCCCGATCAGGATCGAGCCTCCTTCGTCGCCCGGAGGACCTGCCCTGCCACAGACGCTCTCGGTGTATTTCGCGACATCGGGCCAAGGTTCCCGCTACTTCCGCCTCAAGGTGACCCTGACCAATCCCTGA
- a CDS encoding glycosyltransferase family 2 protein gives MTFSIITPSFNQGRFLPQCVDSVLAQHGIDFEHIVTDAGSTDETLEVLGRYPHLQWTSEPDGGMSDGINKGFRKATGDWVMWLNCDDYLLPGALAKVKEFALAHPDADIIHGDCVFVKEDGTPIRRKYDTPVDEWDFLFVGCCIPSTATFYHRRVLEAGELLDTGYRNCMDWEYYLRLTRAGFRFGYVPEALAGFRWHEESTTQKHWQRMIEEGLRAQRAHVAARGLPAYLGSASLLKVLRKAFQVRRVAKRWVAHRRLS, from the coding sequence ATGACGTTCTCGATCATCACCCCTAGCTTCAATCAGGGGCGTTTTCTTCCGCAGTGCGTTGACAGCGTGCTGGCCCAGCACGGCATCGACTTCGAGCACATCGTCACCGATGCGGGCTCTACCGATGAAACGCTCGAGGTGCTGGGACGCTACCCTCATCTCCAGTGGACCAGCGAGCCCGATGGAGGCATGAGCGACGGGATCAACAAGGGCTTCCGCAAGGCCACCGGCGACTGGGTAATGTGGCTGAATTGCGATGACTACCTGCTGCCCGGAGCTCTGGCGAAGGTGAAGGAATTCGCCCTCGCTCACCCGGACGCGGACATCATCCACGGCGACTGTGTCTTCGTGAAGGAGGACGGCACGCCGATCCGCCGGAAGTACGACACGCCGGTGGATGAGTGGGATTTCCTGTTCGTCGGCTGCTGTATCCCTTCCACGGCCACCTTCTATCACCGGCGCGTGCTGGAAGCGGGCGAGCTGCTAGACACCGGCTACCGCAATTGCATGGACTGGGAGTACTACCTGCGCCTGACGCGGGCCGGCTTCCGTTTCGGCTACGTGCCGGAGGCCCTTGCGGGATTCCGCTGGCATGAGGAGAGCACGACGCAGAAGCACTGGCAGCGAATGATCGAGGAAGGCCTGCGTGCCCAGCGAGCGCATGTCGCGGCGCGCGGGTTGCCGGCCTATCTGGGATCGGCTTCCCTGTTGAAAGTGTTGCGCAAGGCTTTCCAAGTGCGCCGGGTGGCGAAACGCTGGGTTGCGCACCGCCGGCTTTCCTGA